A window of Kineococcus sp. NBC_00420 genomic DNA:
TCCCGACGGTGTTCGTCTCGATGACCGGTGAGGCACTGGACCACAAGACCCCGCTGCTGCGTTCGCAGCAGGCGATGGCCACCCAGGCCGCCCGCGTGCTGCGGCTGTTCGGTCACGACGACCCGGGCACGATCGTCTCCTACGCCGGCCCGGAGCAGGAGTACTTCCTCATCGACCGGCACTTCTTCCTGTCCCGCCCCGACCTGCTGAACGCGGGACGGACGCTGTTCGGCGCGAAGCCGCCGAAGGGCCAGGAGTTCGACGACCACTACTTCGGCGCCATCCCCGACCGCGTGCTGGCGTTCATGCTCCACGCCGAGCGTGAGCTCTTCAAGGTCGGGATCCCCGCCAAGACCCGGCACAACGAGGTCGCGCCCGGCCAGTTCGAGATCGCGCCGATGTTCGAGCGGTCCAACCTCGCCGCCGACCACCAGCAGCTGCTCATGGTCACCATGAAGCGCGTCGCGCGCGAGCACGGCATGGAACTGCTCTTCCACGAGAAGCCGTTCGTCGGCGTCAACGGGTCCGGCAAGCACGTGAACTTCTCGTTCGGCTCCTCCACCGTCGGCAACCTGCTGCTGCCCGGTGACACGCCGCACGAGAACGCGCAGTTCCTGGTGTTCTGCGCCGCGATCATCCGCGCCGTCCACAAGTACGGCGGCCTGCTGCGCGCCTCGGTCGCCTCGGCGACCAACGACCACCGGCTCGGCGCCAACGAGGCCCCGCCGGCGATCATCTCGATCTTCCTGGGCGAGCAGCTCGCCGACGTCTTCGACCAGGTCGCCAAGGGCGGTGCCACCTCCTCCAAGGAGAAGGGCACCATGACGATCGGCGTGGACACCCTGCCCGTGCTGCCGACCGACCCGGGCGACCGCAACCGCACCAGCCCGTTCGCCTTCACCGGCAACCGCTTCGAGTTCCGCGCACCGGGTTCGATGCAGTCGATCTCCTCGCCGGTCTACACCATCAACACGATCGTGACGGAGGCGCTGGACTTCATCGCGACCGACCTCGAGGAGCGGGTCGCGGCCGGCGAGGACTTCAACCACGCCGTGCAGAAGGTCCTCGAGCAGATCATCACCGACCACGGCGCGGTCGTGTTCAACGGTGACGGGTACTCCGACGACTGGCAGACCGAGGCCGAGGCGCGCGGTCTGAAGAACCTGCGCACGACGATGGACGCCCTGCCCGAACTGATCTCGGACGAGGCCGTGGAGCTGTTCAGCAGGTACGGCATCTTCTCCGAGCGCGAGATGCACTCGCGCTACGAGATCGCCGTCGAGCAGTACGAGCTCGCCATCGCTGTCGAGGCGAAGCTGACCGTCGAGGTCGCGGGGACGAGCATCCTGCCCGCCGCGATCCGCTACCAGACGCAGCTCGCCCAGAACGTCGCCGCGCTCACGGCCGCCGGGGTCGAGGCGGACGCCTCGCTGCTGCAGGCGGTCACGACGCCCATCACCGCGCTGCGCAAGGCCCTCGTCACCCTGAAGGCCGTCGCCTTCGAGGAGGCCGGCCACACACCGGTCGAGGCCGCGATGCACGCCAAGGACGTCCTGCTCCCGGCGATGGCCGCCGTCCGCGAGGCCGCCGACGAACTCGAGACCCTCGTCGCCGACGACCTCTGGCCGCTCGCGACCTACCAGGAGATGCTCTTCATCCGCTGACCGCGAGCGCCTGGCCGGAACTGCTCCGGCCAGGCGCTCGCGCGCCCGTCTACGCTCGCACCGTGGAACTCCCCGCGGGCAGCGCCCTGGACACCCGAGAACTCGTGCTGGAGAACTCCGCCCTGGGTGCCGAACAGGTCGTCGACGGATCACCCACCACGGGTTCCCTCGACCTCGGGACGGTGGGAGGGGTGGAACTCGGGGTGTGGGAGATGACCACGGGCACGATGCACGACGTCGAGACCGACGAGGTGTTCGTCGTCGTCGCCGGACGCGCCGAGGTCTTGATCGAGGGTGTCGCCGCGCCCCTCGTGCTCGCTCCCGGGACCGTCGGCCGGCTGGCCGCCGGGAGCCGCACCACGTGGACGGTCAGCGAGACCCTCCGGAAGGTCTACCTCCTCGGCCGGTGACGAACGGACGACCACCGGGTCAGCGCATCGACGTGGAAGTCCTCGAGGCGGGTGCGGTGCTGGTCTCGGTAGCGATGCCCGCGATCGCGATCCCCACCGGTCGACTTCCCGTGTCCGGCAGTCGAGCCCCGTCTCGACCGGAGGGCAGTTCAGCACGGTCGGGCAGTCACTCGCTCGGCGTCCCCGGGATCGGGTTCAGCTGATCCCGTAGCGGGCGCGCCACGTCGGGTCGCTGGCTGCACCCCAGCTGCCGTCGGGGTTGGACGTGTTCTCCCGCACCAGGTCCCGGGCCAACCGGTCGATGACGTAGGCGAGGTCGATGCGGGTGAGGACGGTCTGCGGGAGGGCGGTCTCACCGTGGACTGCTCCCACCAGGGCACCGGTGACCGTGGAGACCGCCACCGGGTGGGGTGCCGCGGCCGCCAGGGCGAGGGCGGCACGGGCACCCGTCACCTCGGGGTGGCTGAGCAGGCAGTACACCGCTCCCCACAGCGTCGACGACG
This region includes:
- a CDS encoding glutamine synthetase III family protein; this encodes MSGSAARLRAIDAVIAFEAPTPSLIAAEAPGEVFGQNVFSKAVMQKRLPKAVFKSVMATIEKQMPLDPAIADAVASAMKDWALEKGATHYAHVFYPLTHSTAEKHDSFFEPDDDGGSIAEFAGKTLVQGEPDASSFPNGGLRSTFEARGYTGWDVTSPAYVLENPNGNTLCIPTVFVSMTGEALDHKTPLLRSQQAMATQAARVLRLFGHDDPGTIVSYAGPEQEYFLIDRHFFLSRPDLLNAGRTLFGAKPPKGQEFDDHYFGAIPDRVLAFMLHAERELFKVGIPAKTRHNEVAPGQFEIAPMFERSNLAADHQQLLMVTMKRVAREHGMELLFHEKPFVGVNGSGKHVNFSFGSSTVGNLLLPGDTPHENAQFLVFCAAIIRAVHKYGGLLRASVASATNDHRLGANEAPPAIISIFLGEQLADVFDQVAKGGATSSKEKGTMTIGVDTLPVLPTDPGDRNRTSPFAFTGNRFEFRAPGSMQSISSPVYTINTIVTEALDFIATDLEERVAAGEDFNHAVQKVLEQIITDHGAVVFNGDGYSDDWQTEAEARGLKNLRTTMDALPELISDEAVELFSRYGIFSEREMHSRYEIAVEQYELAIAVEAKLTVEVAGTSILPAAIRYQTQLAQNVAALTAAGVEADASLLQAVTTPITALRKALVTLKAVAFEEAGHTPVEAAMHAKDVLLPAMAAVREAADELETLVADDLWPLATYQEMLFIR
- a CDS encoding cupin domain-containing protein, with protein sequence MELPAGSALDTRELVLENSALGAEQVVDGSPTTGSLDLGTVGGVELGVWEMTTGTMHDVETDEVFVVVAGRAEVLIEGVAAPLVLAPGTVGRLAAGSRTTWTVSETLRKVYLLGR